AGCTTCGGGTAGCAGGTCCCCTTCGGGCTGGACATCACGTTCAGGCAGGACATCACCTTCGAGCGGCACATCGCCTTCCGGCAACACGTTCGCTTCCGCAGGGCCATCCCCTTCACGCGTGCTCTCAGAAGTCAGGTTGGAAAAAATCTCGTGGAGATGCAGAGAACGGCGGTGCGAAGCAAAGCTATCACCGGATGGGTTTGCATCGGACTGGAAAGTGCCGGACCCGCTCACATCAAATGTCGAGAGAGAAGACAACTGGTGAACCTGCTCGACTTGTGTAGGGTTGGACACGGGTGTCACTTCTCGACTGCTGGAGTCACTGTCACTCCCAACTATCAGGCTGTGGCTCTCTGGGAATCCCAAGCCAAAGTTGTCTGACGCCAAAGCGCGCATGGCGGACAATACACCAAGCGCTGACTTCCCGAAAATGACGAGCATATTTGACGTCGCCAGCCAAAGCAACCCTTCGTCATTTTGAAGGGTGTCAATTCGTCTGTGGAACTCGTCAAAAGGAATTCCAGATTCACGGAATACACCTTCCAGCCAATGCTTGGACCAGCCGATAACAGCCCGGACGCCAGTTGCTGTGCTCGCGGGTGTGCCCTGGTCGCCAATCTGTGTTGTGTTTGCAGTGCCCCCTTCGCCAGCTAAACCATCCTCAGCGAATTCTTCCCCAGCTTTATGGGTGGCTTTATGGGTGGCTGTAAACGGACCTACCGAAAACACTTCACCGACAATCGGGGTTGGTACAACCAAGCATTCGAGGCCGATTCGAGCCGCGATTTCCAGCAAGCCGGCCTGGATGTACAGCCAGTCATGCCCATCAGCCTTTGCCTCAGCCTTTGCCTCAGCCTTTGCCTCAGCCTTTGCCTCAGCCTTTGCCTCAGCCTTTGCCTCAGCCTTTGCCTCTGTCTCCTGTCGCGGGAATGGCTGAACCACGATTGGGAATCGCAGGACGATGCCATCGCCCGGGTCGTTTTTCAGCAGTCCATTGGTGGTCCACAACCGGTTGAGCGTCACGTTTATTCCCCCATGTCTGCCACCTCAAAATGACTGCTTGATGTGTCACTTGAACAGGGCTGCTTGTGTTCACCATGGCAAGTGACTGCTTGCTGCGTGACCGGAAAGTAACTGCTTGATTTGGCGCTTGCCACGCCACCTGAACATGCCTACTTGATATCCCAAGTGAGAATGATTGCGTCATTTCGTCTCAACACGGTCTACTTCGACTGTGGTTCGAGATAATCCCGCATCCAATCCCCAAACAAGTTAAATCCAAGAACGGTGAGCATGAGGGCGATTCCTGGGAACACATCGACCCACCAGGCGGTCGTCAAATAGATCTGGCCGGACGCCAGCATGCCGCCCCAGTCGGGGATGGAGGGGTCGACCCCAAGTCCAAGGTACGACAAACCGGATGCTAAAAGGATGTTGACGGCAATGTTCATGGTTGCGATGACCGTAATGGGACTTATCGTACCCGGAAAAATGTGTTTGCTAAGGATTCGCCAGGTCGGTGCACCGATAATCTTGGCGGCCATGACGTACTCGTTCTCACGGAGCGAGAGAACCTGGCTTCGGACAACGCGGGCAAGGCTCGCCCACCCGGACACACCGAGCACGACGACGACCTTGTTCACCCCAGTTCCAAACAGAGCCATCACGAGGATGGCGAGCAAAATGAATGGAAACGTCAGCATGACGTCTGTGATGCGCATCAGCAAATCGTCCACCCAACGCCCGAAATACCCTGCAGCAAGTCCCACAGGGATGCCGATGACAAGCGATAGAAAGATGGAACTGATGCCGATGTAAAGCGAATCACGTGCACCCCAGATGATGCGGGAGAGGACATCTCGGCCGACTGGGTCTGTCCCAAGCAAGAAGCTGGCGTTCCCGCCTTTCATCCACTCGGGTGGCAGCAGGCGGTTGAAGATACTTCCTGCGGTGGGATCATGCGGTGCAATGTAGGGCGCAAACACTGCGCACACAATAGCGATAAGGATGATGAGCGCTCCGACGAGACCTCCGACGTTCGTGACGAGGCTCGTGAGGAAGTGGCGGATACCGGATCGGCGGCGGCGCGGTTTCTGCGCAACCTCCTGACCGGCCTCCGCGGTAAGTTGTGCGTTCATCAGCGGTCACCTCCGAGTCGGACCCGTGGATCCACAAACGCATAGCTGAGGTCCGTGAGTAGGTTCACCATGACCATGAGGAAAGCCAGAAACAGCACAACGCCCTGGACAACGGGATAATCACGCTGGTTGATGGCCTGAATCACGAGCTGGCCCACACCCGGCCAGGCGAAAACCTGTTCCAAGATGACGATGCCGCCGAGCAGACCGCCAAACTGCAGACCCACCATCGTAATGGTGGGTAGGAGCGCGTTTCGCAGGGCATGAAACATTGTCACTCTCCACCAGCGCAGTCCTTTGGCGTGTGCGGTGGTCAAATACTGCGCCTGCAGGACATCGAGCATGCTCGAGCGAACGAGTCGCGCCAGGATGCCAGCGAGAATCAGGCCAAGTGTCACAGAAGGCAGGATGAGCGAGATAAATCCGCTGTTCCCGGCGACCGGAAGAACATGCAGCCAAACTGAGAAGATGAGAATCAGCATCGTCCCGAGCCAGTAGTTCGGAAAGGAGATGCCGAGCAGGGCAAAAGACCTGCCGAACAGATCGATAAAGGTTCCGCGCCACAGGGCCGAGGCAATGCCGACGGGGAAAGCAAGGACCAGGCCGACGATGATGCCGCCGACGGCCAGTTCCGCAGTCGCACCCATGCGGGACATAATCATCTGCATCACAGGTTGGCCAGTCGCATAAGAAGTCCCGAAATTCAACATGACAGCGCCTTTGAGGAAGATGTAATACTGCACAAGCAACGGCTTGTTCAAACCCAGAGCCGCCGTCAGCTGAGCAATCGCCTGCTTGGAAGGAGTACCACTGTGTAACATCGCTGCTACAGGGTTTCCGGTGAGACGGACGGTAATGAATACGATGAGTGAGATGCCAACAAGCACGATTACCGTGTGAAAAAGTCTGAGTATGATATACCTGGCCAAGTATTTCGTACTCCTTTCTGGTATCATCCACTGCTCACATCACCTATTGCTCACATAGCATCTGTGTCTCACATGTGATCCGTTGCTCACACCCTCACACCCTCACACACACGCTCACAGGTTGACAAGAGGACTCTCGAAGAGGTCCGGGAACCACTGAACCGCTTCGAGAGTGCCTTCATTTCTGCCCAGATTAGTTCGAGAAGGAGACATCCCAGAGGTCCATTCTCTCATCTGGCGGTGTCGTCCAGCCTTGAATGTTGTTGCGGACTGCCCAAATGGTCTCCTGCTGGTAAAGGGGTACTTCTATCGCAAGTTGCTGCAACAGCTTGTCCATCTTGAAGAATGCCTGTTGGCGCACATTCTGGTCATTTGTGCTGCGCTCCTGGTTTAAGAGTGCGGTAATCTGCGGGTTGCTAAAGTCCGGGTTCCAGAATTGCCCCTTCGAATACAGGAGTTCTGCGGTGTTGTCAAAATCGAGCGTCCAGCCGCCCCAGCCAAACTCGTGCATATCCCCCGCTTTGCCCTGCGGAATCAACTGGTTGTAGAAGGTGTTGGTGTCTTCCGGCTGCAATTTGAGGTTGATGCCGACCTGCTGTAACTCTTCCTGAACGGCCTGAGCCACTTCCGCGAACGTCGAGTCGCTGCCGTCATAGTCGAGTGTGAGCGTGGTGCCTTTCGGAACGCCAGCTTTTTGCAGAAGCTGCTGTGCTTTTTGCGGGTCATATGGATACGGCTGCAAACTCGGGTCGTTGCCGAAAGACTGCGCACCCTGGAAGGTGGAAATCGGTTTGCCGTATCCATTCAAAATCTTTTGGATGATGGCGTTCTTATCAATGGCGTAGTTGAGAGCCTGGCGAACATCCTGGTTGTTCAGGTACTTCTTCGTGACATCAAAGCGAATCTCTGACACGGTTGGGCTGCCGACGGCATCGAGGTTGAAATTCGCATCATTTTTCACGAGGGATGCCTGTGCCGGCGGCACGGCTTCTACGATATCCACAGACCCTGCCTGCATCATGGACATTCTTGTATTGGCGTCCGGAACAAACTTGATGTCGACATTTTGAATCTTCGGTGCACCGCGCCAATAGCTTGGATTCGCCTTCAAGGTTACCGAAGAACCAGGCTTATAGCTGACGACCTGGTAAGCGCCCGTGCCGATTGGGTGCGTGGCAAAATAGGTTTCTCCGTGTTTCTGAATGTACTGCGGCGGCACAATCATCCCGCCGTAGCCGGCGAGTTTCGTGATGAGTACCGGATCGACAGACTTTAAGTGGAAGATGACATGGGTGCTGTCAACCACTTGAACCGACTGAATCGAGGTGTAGTTGGAAAGTTGAGGACTCTTTTGGTCTGCCAACAGACGGTCAAACGTGTACTTGACAGCCTGTGCGTTAAACGGCTCGCCGTCCTGGAACTTGACCCCCTGTCGGAGTGTGAACTCAAGGGTCTTTGGGTCTGTGTACTTCCATGAGGTGGCGAGCCCCGGTTGAATCTTCAAATCTGGACCGCGGTAGACGAGACCGTCAAAAATGTTGTTAGCAATCTCGCCCCAAGCGATGGTAAACGTAGAAATCGGGTCAAAGCTCTGCGGGTCACCGAGTCCATCCGCGATGACCAAGGTGTTGTTGTTGACAGCAGGTTTGGAAGTCGCTGATGAAGACCCCGCGCCGGTGCTGTTTGAACCCGTGGAGTTCCCACTGTTTCCGCTGGTTGTCGTCGTACTTCCGCACCCAGCTAACAAAAACGTTGCCGTCGTCGTCAAGGCAAGCATAGTGAACCATGGTTTCTTTCTCACGAATCTGCCCCCTCTAAAAAGTTGAACGCGTTCTTGTACAACTTCAGTTCATAACTTACGGACATCTGGCGTACACCCGGCACAGTCGGAAGCGTATCCGTGATGAAAGTAATGAGCTCTTCGGTGGAAGACGCGATAACCTCGGTCATGATGTTAAATGTGCCTGCGCAAGCGACCACAAACCGAATCTGCGGGTACTCGGAGAGCATCGAACAAACTTCGCCAAGGGTCGTCTCGTCGGCTGAAATGGCGACGAGGGCGACGGAATAGATGCCTGTACGAAACGGATCGACCACACCGACAACGGTCAGAATACCTGCGGCGGTGAGACGCTGGAATCGATTGCGAATGGTCGCTTCGGACACGTTTGCAATGTTTGCGATCTCGACGAAAGGGATTCTCCCATTCTTGGCCAACGCGTTGATAATAATCAAATCTATGGTGTCAAGACCTAGCGGCGTACTAACCTCTGTGCCCTCCCCTCAACTGTGTTCGACAACCGAACGGACGTTGCGAATTACGATAGTATTTTTTCGTATTTCGAATAGAAGGATTATACTTTTAATATCAATTAGTTGCAATCCACAGAATTTTCAACCCGATACAAATCTCGACAAGTTTCACCGGAGGACATCGGTGAACGAGCGTGGAGTGAGAATGGAGTGAGAATGGACTGGAGGATGAGAGGATGGATGGGTGGGTGGATGAATGAGAGGGTGGATGAAAGAATGGATGAACGGATGAATGAGTGGATGCGTGGATGGGGGGATGGACGGGCTGACTGGGATGACCCACTCTAGTGTGGCTTCCAAAAATAAAAAGACATGCTGGTCAGCCCAGACATGTCTTTTGGGTGTGGTTCACATCCTGTTTCAGCACAGAGGGCGTTCATCCTTTGTACCCAAGACTTCGAGAAATATCTGCAGCCGCCTGCCGCAATTCAAGTGATGGAAGCCCCTCCGGGCTCTGATCAAGATAGCCCAGCACGCCAATCACACTGAGTGCAGCCACCAACTGACCGGTTGAACCGAAAATCGGGGTACTCACAGCCGCAACGCCGGATACCAAGCTGCTTTGCGTGACAGCAACTCGTTCCTCAACCACCCGCCCGATGTCCTCATCGTACTGTCGCTTATCAATGTGTCCTGCCGCAACCTCACTCTGATAGACGGATTCAGTCATCTCCTCCGGCAAGAATGCTCGAAATATCTTTCCCGTAGCCGTATAGAGTGGTACATAGGACCCCACGCCAAGACCTACATTGATAATTTTATTGCTCTTTTCCCAACTCACAAAAAACGGCCCGCGGTCACGCCAAATACTCACAGCCACCGTTTCGTTCAGCCTGTCACGTAAGTCGAGTACGGTTGGCATTGCGTACTTCAGTACGTCTTGTGAATCCGCCGCCACTCGGCCTAAGCCAATGAGTTCTGGTCCGAGTGACCAGCGAGGCACGTCCCCAACGTGTCGCAAAAGAATACCCAGGTCAACAAAGGTATTTAGATAGCGATACAGCTGGCTTTTGTGGAGGTTCGTGGCTCTAGAGAGTTCCGCGAGTGAGACCGAGGACTTACCGTGAGAAATGGCATCCTGCGCAATGGCGCGCAGGATGTCAAATCCGACTTCGACTGATTGAATCTTGCGATTGCTATCTTTGTCGATACTTTGTACCATCTTGTAGCATCAGAACCTTTCCACCTCTCGGACATCTGTCAGGACTCATAAGCCGCGAGAGTACGCTGAAGCTGAGAAGCGTGCTTTTCCAGGTGCTCAACAATAAAGTGCCCGATAACCCAGCCAATCGACTTTGTACCAAACTTTGGATTGGTACCCTCTATAGACAAGTCATCATCCGTTAAGTCGTCGAGGACAGCGAGAAAATATTGACGCCCCTCTGATAAGTTTGTCAGCAAATCCGCGAGTGACTCATTGCCAGTCATCATGACGGCGTTGAGTCTCTTCGCATCCTCCATTGTCCGGCCAAACCTACTCCCTGGACTGTCATGCAAACGGCGAACGTCATCGCCAAAAAAGTGTTCAAATTCAGCCACATGGGCTAAAATCTGCGCGACTGACCATGTGTCGGGGTCCTTTTTCCAGTGTAAAGCAATTGTGTCTACCGAGCTACAAGTCTCCTCAATTTTCCGATGAAACTGCGCAACCGATGACCTGATTTCTGCGACGGTTGTCACCATGGCGCCTCCTCTCACCCTTCCACAATTGTGTTTTCAAGCATGCCGATCCGCTCAATTTCCACCCGAACAACGTCTCCGACCTTCATAAAACCTTGTGGATTCATTGCAACCCCGACTCCACCAGGTGTTCCAGATGCAATCATATCCCCGGGCTCAAGGGTCATGACTTGCGAAATAAACGAAATTAAGAATGGAATATTGAAAATGAGTCGGCTCGTGTTGTCGCTTTGCCGAAGTTCCCCATTCAACCACAAGCGAATGTCGAGGTTGTGCGGATCTGAGATTTCATCCGCTGTCACGAGAACCGGACCCGTTGGGCCAGACCCGTCAAATGACTTTCCCTGCAACCACTGATTGGCCCGATGCTGCCAATCACGAACGGTAATGTCGTTAAAAGCCGTGTATCCCGCTACATGACCCATTGCATCAGCTTCCGGGATGTAGCGCCCGCGTTTCCCGATTACTGCCACGAGTTCAGCCTCGTAATCCAGTTGCTCGGACACCCGTGGAAACGGGACACCGTCACCGTTTCCGACAATGGTATTTGACAACTTCGAGAAGATGACGGGAATGGTTGGGACCTCTCGTTTCATTTCAGAGACATGGTCATGATAGTTTCTCCCGACACAGACCACCTTGCCTGGTCTAGGAACTGGGGCCAGCACACGAACCTCTGTCTTACTGAAAACCAGATTGCCCCGATTCCCTGCGTGCGTGCTCTCGACAAAATCGATGACTTTTTGTGCCTCACGAAGAGCCCGTGACCCAGCCGTTAAAAAGTCGATGATGTTAGACGGAACAAGCGCGTCTGCCAGTTTTTGCGCTGCGGTGTCGCCCTCAGCTTCGAGCATCGCACTACAACCTGCATTCAGGTCCAATACCCCATCGTGAAACTCTGTGCCTAACCGCTGTGTTCCAGCGTGTTCAAACGTTAGTAATCGCATGCATTAAATCCTCCTACGGAGTCGACAAGATTTCGTTTGGTTTCTGAGTGGAGAAGGTTTCCGTCACCGTCTGCTGCCCATTTCCGTAGGTCTCTGTACGCTCCAAGTTCAACTTCTCCATCACCGGGCGGTCATTTGTCGAGAAGAGATAGACGTCCTCTGCGCTGGTATTCACATGTTCATGCCACGCCCAATTCGGGATGACAAAGGTATCCCCAGTTGACCAGTCAAAGCGCACGCCATTGATGACGCTGTAACCGCTTCCTTCAAAGACATGATAGATGGCGCTATGAGTATGACGATGCGCCATTGTGTGCATAGCAGGGGAAAGCTTCTGCATCATCGCACCAATGGTATGGCCAGCTGCCTCACCCGTCACCGGATTGACGTACTCAACTGCGAATCCGTCACATTCATCCGCCTCCCCCTTCTCAAGCTCGTTCAGCGCCTTCCTTGTGCGCTCCCACTTCCACACAGCGAGTGGTGCATAGGTGTTCGACCGTTCCTGAAGAGGACGTAGTCCTGCGCTGACAAACTTTTGCATGGAATCGTTATCTGGTTTTGTCACGGGTTGATTAAACTCGGGATGCGGTTCAAAGAATGTTCCGGCGATTTCATAGGTGAGCGGAATATCCAAACAGTCGAACCACAGCATGGGAGTGTCCCCTTCATGCACGTGGTCATGCCAGAGCCCTGCAGGTGTAATCAGAAAATCTCCTCGTTCCATATACACCCGCTCACCCTCAACCACCGTATATGCCCCGCTGCCTTCCAAAATAAAGCGAATGGCATTTTGGGAGTGTCGATGTGATGGAGCTTTCTCTCCCGGTTGCAAAAGTTGCACCCCCGCATAGAGGGTGTGCGTCAGAGAACCCCATCCCCAGGGGTCAAGGGATTCAAGTCCCGGGTTGCGAAAGAAGATGACGCGCCGCTCGCCACCGCGCTCGGGAGTAACCAGTTCACCGGACTCCATGACGAATGACCGTACCTCATCCCATTTCCAGAGATATGTGCTCGCCCGCGGTCGAGGCTCTTTGTTCATGATTGACTGCAGTGAGTTCCAAAGCGGTCCCAAGTGCTTGTCGTTCAAGCGACTGTAGTACTCATTGAGACGACCTTCAAGGTCACTCATCGATTTTTCCTCCTCATAAAGGTTTTTCACGGCACACGATTAGGTCCGAAAAATCTTTGGCACGTCTCCAATGCCCTGCTCACGAACGCTCGAAAGAAGTGTTGCCCGAAGGAGCCACTGCCTGGCACGTACGGGGTCATTGGCCTCCGCTGCAAGGTCGTCCTGCAGTTGTTTGCGCTTGACCAAATCCTTCTCCGTCAGTACGCTGGTGTTCCGAGCTGCAATTTGCTGAACGTACGCCATGGCTACCTCTCGACGCACAGTGGAGTAAGTGTCTAATTCCGATACAAGGTCGCTGGTGCCCTCGAACACTCGAACCAATCGTCGACTGAGATCTACTGCATCATGAATACCACTGTTTAGTCCGAGTCCGCCGAGCGGGCTGTTCACATGTGCGGCATCCCCCAAAAGCACAATCCGGCCTTCATAGAACTTGCTGGCGACCCGCTGATGAACCTTGTATATCATGCGCTCGACAATTGGGAACGTATCGGTCGTCTGCAATGCCTTTTGCAGTTGTCTTTGGATGCGGTCTGGGTCGAGCGCGACTTCCTCGGAAGTGTCTGCCGGAACGGGATACAAAAAGCGCCAGGCCTCGGGCACGCGCAAAATGAATAAGAACTCTTCCGGGTCTGCGATGTAGTTCACATAGGACAAGTCGGGAATATACTGACGAAAGTCAACCGGTGTGCCGACGAGTAGAAAACGCTGTTCAAGCGTGTATCCGTCAAACGAAAATCCCAGCTGTTTACGAACGGCACTACGCGCACCGTCTGCACCAAGCACTAATTCCGCCCGCAACTCTTCCGTTCCGTCAGGGGTGTTGAAGGTAACGGTTACACCGTCGTCATCTTGAGCGAGTCCAACAACATCTGCGTTGTAGCGAACCAATACATTGGTCCGCTTTGTGAGACGCTCATTGACCACCTTCACGTAGGTGGATTGCGGGCACTGTAACCGAAACGGATACTTTGTCTCATCCTGAATCAGGTTACAATCAAACTCTGCAAACAGGCCCTCTGTTCTATCTCGATATTGAACCTTATCTGCCACAAGTCCGTGTTTCATCAGCTCTTCTGCGAGACCGCTTGGCTCGAGCAGTTCCATGGTCGCTGCGTGAAACGTAGAAGCCCTCCACTCTCTGCTTAAACTATCGTTTTTCTCGAGCACTACGACGTCTTGGCCCTGGAGCGCCAGGATGTCTGCTGCTGTTAGCCCCACTGGCCCTGCACCAACAATCACAATCGGATTCGACACCGTCTCATCACCTCAGACACTTTATTTGTGCTCACCTAGATGTCGTCCACCATAAGTTAACGACATGTTAACGGCATGAACTCTACGTTATTTAGATTATCATGAATACGCTTTACCAATCAATGAGTTTTCTTACAAATCGTAATTATCTAACCAAGATTTCTTCTCGATTCACTGTATGATTTGAGCAAATAAATCTATAATTGGATGCATGCTGAAAGTGGAGGTAAGACATGCGGGACTTAAACATTAACTCAATCCGGGCATTGGACAGAGCTATTGATATTCTCGAGGCCTTTTCCATGAACGCCTCCAGTCTATCTATCGATGAGATTGCTCGTGAGACAAAACTGCCGAAGGCAACCGCGTACCGACTTCTTTATACGATGGAAAAACGCGGACTGATTCATTACGATGAAGCGACGCTGCGTTACCGCCTGGGGCTTCGTCTGTTGAAATACGGCGGACTTGTCACGGCAACGCTCGACCTACACAACGAGGCAGAGGATCTGCTTGCCGAACTGTTTGCCTTAACCCACCAGACAGTGCTCATGGCTGTACCAGAAGGGGAGGACATGGTCTACATCTACCGCCAGGAAACCCCGGAAGGCTTAAAGGTATCCTCCTACGTCGGCCAGCGCAGAAAACCCACTTTCGGGGTCCTTGGCCATGTCATGCTGGCTTATATGCCACCTGCACTACTGAATAAGGTAATGTCGGAACCCATTCCACAACTGACACCGAAGACGATTACCCATCCAGATGAATTGCTTGAGTGCCTAAATCTCATCCGCCAGCAAGGCTATCTCATCGACATCGAGCAGACAACCATGGGGGTGTCTGGGGTCGCAGCACCTGTGTTTGGCGTGAACGGATCGTTTCTGTGTGCAATCGGCGTGATTGGTCCAACCGTTCAGTTGCAAGGTGAAACAATGGAAACGGCGAAGCGTCACGTCCTCTCCGCCGCTACCCGAATTTCGTCCAGAATGGGTTACCGTGCCTTCAGGTAACGCTCTGAAACGGATCAACGCGACTTAGCGACTTAACGGTTTAGCGACTTAGCTACTTATCGACTTAGGGGAGTATCGGCTTGAACACGTCCTCTGTTTCTTGATGACCGTCATTTGTTTCCATCACTTGCTGGCGTTCGAATCCGAAATTTTCCATAATCGGGAGGTCATTGACCGAGAAGAGGAATGCCACTTCTTCTCCCGAGAGATTGGCGTGTTCATGCCAGGCCCAAGCAGGTACGACAAAGAAGTCCCCCTCAGACCAGTCAAAGCGCGTCCCGTTGATGATGGAATAGCCATTGCCCTGAAAGACATGGTACACGGTACTATGCACATGACGGTGTGCCTTTCCAATGTAGCTCTTTGGCAGTGCTGTCATTCTTGCACCAATGCGACCATCTGCGTCCTTCCCGTTTAATGGATTGATATATTCCACCGAATAACCATCATAGGGGTCTGCGTCAAATTCGGACATGCCACGGAGCGATTTTTGGGTAAGGTCCCAGGTGTAACGACCCAGGGAAGGCGCGGTTTGGTTACGCTCCGCAATCGGCCTAACCATACCGCCCTGATATTGCTTGGTGCCATAGTCGTTTGGCATTGTCAGGGCCTGTTGTTTCTCGGGGTAAAAGTCGGTAAAGCATACATTCAGATACATCGTAAACGGCACGTCGAGGCAGTCCATCCAGGTGACGACCTCATCCCCCTCGTTCGCATGGTCGTGCCAGGACCCTCCGGGAGTTATCAGGTAATCTCCAGGCTCAAAGTTCAGTTTTTGACCGTCGACTCTTCCGGACGCACCGTGTCCCTGCATGATAAACCGCAATGCCGAAGTGGTGTGTCGATGAGCAGCTGCGACTTCTCCAGGTTTCACTGCCTGAACGGCCACGTACAAGGTTTGCGTTGCCCCACCCCACCCGAGTGGCTTCAGGTCCTCCATACCTGGGTTAATCAAAAATACCGCTCTCCTATCTGCCCCATTTCCGACTTCTAGCATATGTTCAGCCTGCTCCAGAAAGTGCTGGATAAGCTCCTGCTTCCACAGATAGGGTACAGGCTTGGCAACGGGTTCAACGGTGTTGAGTTGATGAATCGAAGACCACAGGGGCCCCAAGTGAACGTCGGCCATCTCCTGATGTAGCTTCTCAAGACTTTTCACGTTCGTTCGTTCCGTCATAACCTCTTCCCCCATCTTCATCGTTTTACTCCGTGCACCTTCATTAGGAATAAGCCCCGTATCGATTCGTCGCATCCACACACAAGCTGGACTTATGCCTTGACATCGACTGACACGGAGAATTCGCCGATCCGTTCAATTTGAATCCGGACGACGTCACCCTTGTGAATTGGACCTACACCTTCGGGGGTACCCGTTGTGACAATGTCTCCAGGCTCCAAGGTCATCACTTGTGAAGCGGCTTCAAAAAACTTATAGGAATCGTAG
The Alicyclobacillus curvatus genome window above contains:
- a CDS encoding cupin domain-containing protein, whose product is MSDLEGRLNEYYSRLNDKHLGPLWNSLQSIMNKEPRPRASTYLWKWDEVRSFVMESGELVTPERGGERRVIFFRNPGLESLDPWGWGSLTHTLYAGVQLLQPGEKAPSHRHSQNAIRFILEGSGAYTVVEGERVYMERGDFLITPAGLWHDHVHEGDTPMLWFDCLDIPLTYEIAGTFFEPHPEFNQPVTKPDNDSMQKFVSAGLRPLQERSNTYAPLAVWKWERTRKALNELEKGEADECDGFAVEYVNPVTGEAAGHTIGAMMQKLSPAMHTMAHRHTHSAIYHVFEGSGYSVINGVRFDWSTGDTFVIPNWAWHEHVNTSAEDVYLFSTNDRPVMEKLNLERTETYGNGQQTVTETFSTQKPNEILSTP
- a CDS encoding fumarylacetoacetate hydrolase family protein; translated protein: MRLLTFEHAGTQRLGTEFHDGVLDLNAGCSAMLEAEGDTAAQKLADALVPSNIIDFLTAGSRALREAQKVIDFVESTHAGNRGNLVFSKTEVRVLAPVPRPGKVVCVGRNYHDHVSEMKREVPTIPVIFSKLSNTIVGNGDGVPFPRVSEQLDYEAELVAVIGKRGRYIPEADAMGHVAGYTAFNDITVRDWQHRANQWLQGKSFDGSGPTGPVLVTADEISDPHNLDIRLWLNGELRQSDNTSRLIFNIPFLISFISQVMTLEPGDMIASGTPGGVGVAMNPQGFMKVGDVVRVEIERIGMLENTIVEG
- a CDS encoding Lrp/AsnC family transcriptional regulator; this encodes MAKNGRIPFVEIANIANVSEATIRNRFQRLTAAGILTVVGVVDPFRTGIYSVALVAISADETTLGEVCSMLSEYPQIRFVVACAGTFNIMTEVIASSTEELITFITDTLPTVPGVRQMSVSYELKLYKNAFNFLEGADS
- a CDS encoding DinB family protein, giving the protein MVTTVAEIRSSVAQFHRKIEETCSSVDTIALHWKKDPDTWSVAQILAHVAEFEHFFGDDVRRLHDSPGSRFGRTMEDAKRLNAVMMTGNESLADLLTNLSEGRQYFLAVLDDLTDDDLSIEGTNPKFGTKSIGWVIGHFIVEHLEKHASQLQRTLAAYES
- a CDS encoding IclR family transcriptional regulator translates to MVQSIDKDSNRKIQSVEVGFDILRAIAQDAISHGKSSVSLAELSRATNLHKSQLYRYLNTFVDLGILLRHVGDVPRWSLGPELIGLGRVAADSQDVLKYAMPTVLDLRDRLNETVAVSIWRDRGPFFVSWEKSNKIINVGLGVGSYVPLYTATGKIFRAFLPEEMTESVYQSEVAAGHIDKRQYDEDIGRVVEERVAVTQSSLVSGVAAVSTPIFGSTGQLVAALSVIGVLGYLDQSPEGLPSLELRQAAADISRSLGYKG
- a CDS encoding ABC transporter permease codes for the protein MNAQLTAEAGQEVAQKPRRRRSGIRHFLTSLVTNVGGLVGALIILIAIVCAVFAPYIAPHDPTAGSIFNRLLPPEWMKGGNASFLLGTDPVGRDVLSRIIWGARDSLYIGISSIFLSLVIGIPVGLAAGYFGRWVDDLLMRITDVMLTFPFILLAILVMALFGTGVNKVVVVLGVSGWASLARVVRSQVLSLRENEYVMAAKIIGAPTWRILSKHIFPGTISPITVIATMNIAVNILLASGLSYLGLGVDPSIPDWGGMLASGQIYLTTAWWVDVFPGIALMLTVLGFNLFGDWMRDYLEPQSK
- a CDS encoding ABC transporter permease gives rise to the protein MARYIILRLFHTVIVLVGISLIVFITVRLTGNPVAAMLHSGTPSKQAIAQLTAALGLNKPLLVQYYIFLKGAVMLNFGTSYATGQPVMQMIMSRMGATAELAVGGIIVGLVLAFPVGIASALWRGTFIDLFGRSFALLGISFPNYWLGTMLILIFSVWLHVLPVAGNSGFISLILPSVTLGLILAGILARLVRSSMLDVLQAQYLTTAHAKGLRWWRVTMFHALRNALLPTITMVGLQFGGLLGGIVILEQVFAWPGVGQLVIQAINQRDYPVVQGVVLFLAFLMVMVNLLTDLSYAFVDPRVRLGGDR
- a CDS encoding ABC transporter substrate-binding protein gives rise to the protein MRKKPWFTMLALTTTATFLLAGCGSTTTTSGNSGNSTGSNSTGAGSSSATSKPAVNNNTLVIADGLGDPQSFDPISTFTIAWGEIANNIFDGLVYRGPDLKIQPGLATSWKYTDPKTLEFTLRQGVKFQDGEPFNAQAVKYTFDRLLADQKSPQLSNYTSIQSVQVVDSTHVIFHLKSVDPVLITKLAGYGGMIVPPQYIQKHGETYFATHPIGTGAYQVVSYKPGSSVTLKANPSYWRGAPKIQNVDIKFVPDANTRMSMMQAGSVDIVEAVPPAQASLVKNDANFNLDAVGSPTVSEIRFDVTKKYLNNQDVRQALNYAIDKNAIIQKILNGYGKPISTFQGAQSFGNDPSLQPYPYDPQKAQQLLQKAGVPKGTTLTLDYDGSDSTFAEVAQAVQEELQQVGINLKLQPEDTNTFYNQLIPQGKAGDMHEFGWGGWTLDFDNTAELLYSKGQFWNPDFSNPQITALLNQERSTNDQNVRQQAFFKMDKLLQQLAIEVPLYQQETIWAVRNNIQGWTTPPDERMDLWDVSFSN